ACAAACGTGGAAACCCGGTGTCCAGGTCAAATTGCAGGATAAGTCCGTGAgcattttagattttcaaactgtttagTACTCGAAATTACACGAATATTCTACGTTACGAAAAGACGATAAATTAAGAGTTAGATAAATGAACTTACTCGGGTTTCGGCATTTTCTTGCACGATATACACAGAGTTAGTAGTATTAGAATCACAATGACACTGACCACACCGACAGTCGTTACGAACAACAACGACACCGGTAAACGGCCGTCATCGTTACGTTCTTCGACGGCAACCGACAAAAGTTTTCTACCTATGCCTCGTATCACAGGGATAGCGTCTGAAAGGATGAAGAACGAATTCATTTCTACTTCGAACACAAAGATTTTGATGGATAATTTTGCTGCATTCGTAAGTGTATGATGTATGCGCAACTCTGgaaaacaaattttcattattcggTGAAAAGATTTGGAGATTTTGCTGtattccaaaaaaaaaaaacagtcttTTTAAACTTCttaaaaattttcataaaCGATATGTAAAAAAATATCTACCGAATTCGTTAAAAACATCTGcgattttccaaaaaaaaaggTTGCCAAAACATATCTTTTCAcagaattcataattcaaaaaGAATCACGTCTTTTTTTACCTTCTttcatttcaaagttcacACAATATGGAAGTCCATCATCACATGTCATCACAAATTGCTAAAAAAAATCAGAGAAAACCATCAGGTATCATTTCAGCTACAACCAGGGTCGGGTTCCACAAAGCGGGGTCAGGCTGGGTTTAGGGGCCGTGCATAAAGTACGTCGCATCTTCGTCAGAACGTCACAATCAAGGGGCCAGTTGCCCGAGAAAGTTTGATAATAACAGCAGGGGTCTACTGACGAACtatgaaattcatattttttcaacaCAATGTGTCTTCAAAAATGTCCTCATTGAAAGGGGCTTAAAAGGGAAAATTGACTCCATATTTTGACAAtaagtttaaccctttcagggCTGACTAATTAAAaccctatagtgctagagataattttgaaatttttgaaaattccacccGTGTGTCCAATAACGGGAGTACCACTAAAGTGcctctacaccgcggtgcagtgtatcgttagttactagtatttcacttatgacaggtgctgccatttttcaagaaatatttactaattacatcaatacaccgcagtgcggtgtactagcaatatctatcactgatttatacaccgcactgcggtgtagacactgaaagggttatcaatatgtttccatgcctacataccaaacttcagttggtaggcatggaaacatattgataaacttATTGTCAAATTATGGAGTCAATTTTCTCTCATGAGCCCCTTTTCGGTGCAGACATTCTTTTTAGGCCTATATCCttcaataaatcaatgttTAAGGACCACTGTCAGTGCTTTCTGGTCataataagacttttatcaaGTATGTATCATCTTAACAGACCGAGCTAGGCCATCCAgtatgctctcaagtcaggttgaaatagacattagtagaGATCATGACTTACCCAGGGAGAGGGGTTACGGTTCAACCGCTTGGTAACATGCAGAGGTCTAAAATTCTGAGGCAAATCACTGACACCATCATTCCGAAACCGACATTTCAACACGACCGGACTCCGCTGCTGAAGCAAAACCAGATCGTTGACATCAGCAATCACGCGAAATATCCATAAATCGTTAGGCCTACGGCCAACCACAATTCTACTGCTGCTGGTGCCATTCAATAAAATCCATCGTCTACAAGGCTTAGACCGTGGCGAGAACGTTTTCCCATACCCCGTGGTGAGGATATTTCTGCGGCGACGATTCTCAGCTAAAACCAGACTTTCCTTCTCGCCCGATATAGAATACACCGTCAAAATCCGCCGGGATTTCGGGGAAAACCGATTCGAGCTCTGGTCAGGGACGACCAATTGACAGATTAGAAAAAGCTCGATTACTACGAGCAGAATCGTTCCAGGCACCCCAAACGGGGCCATTGTGTGGTAATAGACCAGACCAAAGCGGCCCTAATCGTTTCCGAATCTAAAACAGCATACGACGCCGattagaaatcatttttcgccgaagaaaatgaatttttcattcagaatttcaatggcggccatctttgttTTTATGACAGATGGCGCCGCAATCAGTCACataattttccattttctagaaaatttcatttctaattttttttcacatatCTATATTTCGAgctcaaaatttttcaaaaatattgactttgaattgtttagaTATTTAAGAATACATTTTTCTATGCGTCCCATTCATAAATAGCAGGCTCCGCCTATTTTccatatttagaaaatgacGTAGCCGAATCAGTCTATGATTGGCTAAATGTTGCGTCACATTGCCGCTAGATTACACGATTTACTACGGATAGTAACGTTTACGCATACACCGGCATTTATCATTCGAACGTCAAATACGGACTCTCAAAACAACAAACTACGGTATGTGTAAGCTTACCTTCTTTTAAATCTCTTAATTCTTTGAATAGCCGGTTACATgtcatttttaaaataaattcgaaattgatctgaaaatgaactggatAATGGACTGCTCAATGCAATGATGCTTCATAGTTTGGGAGGCCGCCCTTTTTAATCTTGGAGTACCATGAGTACGGATCCGCGCTCCCGTATTTTCGCAAAagattaaaaattcaaaaagaatttttttctgcagtcTTTCCGAAGTTTTACCGGAAAACCGCTTAACATAAAAatggttttttcattttcccctGCCATTTTTAAAATGGCATTGGTGGCGCTGGTGAATGACAAACAAATTAACAATTAAGCAACGGAGTAACAAGCGAGTGGCAATTAGCAATTGATAAAATCAATCGTATTTGGCAACTAGCAAATGACATGACGACCCTGGAATTCCGTAGAATACCGGGTTTGATTTATTCAGCAAAAGATACTTAAGAAGCCCGATGCATCTCAAAAATCTAACCGTTGCCGGAGAAAATTCTAAAAGGGGATAATTGATTGATAATGAGAGATGGCAGCCAGTTATACCTACCCGCATAAGTGGTTCGGTGGCAGTAGacaatttttcttgaaaacgATTCAGCAGCGCATGGCAACATTTTTCATTGTATTCTCTTTTGACGTCGTTTAAAAACTGTTATGAGATAATGTTTGTACATGATAATACATGCGGATTGATACCTACAGTGCGGGGGCCGGTGTCTGGGTCGATGTggactacgtcatcaatattggcgtaaAATAACAGTTACAATTGTAACTTAAGCGTTTACTTTTTTTGAtaagatatatttcataactcttctTATTTTGGATAAATTATAATGTTTGATTATCTATTGAGAGGACGCGCACTGccgcatcatcaatatatcagagctagactggttgccggtcaattcaattcaattatatcgatatattcaaatccaataACTTCATTGATCCTTAATATCATTGCACATTATCTTACTCAAGCAATATATGTGCtatttttcaaggcatcaATAAACGTTCATGTTAGTTTTCTTTGTTTCGTCTTCTCGAATCTAAAAGCGTCTTTTTCAAAGACTTTCTCTTTTCAAagtttcgaaaaagatttaagTTTCTAAATTTCTGTTCTTAAAATGAGATAAAAATTCATAAccaaaattttaaattttttaggTCAGCGAGGaatcagtttttatcattctggtcgagagataaccaatGACGAACTCAGTCGAAATGCACCAAAAACATCAACCCCCCTCGAATATATCATCGATATTGTCTGCTACGCAAATCGGGCATCATCCTCGTCATCGACACAAGCATCGAACCCGGAACACCCGAGATTTGCGACGACACAAGAGCACCTTACGAGTTTCTCGACAGTGGGAGTCTGGGTGCGGTATTTACGGTCAACGGCCTCTCGGCGAAGAACGACCGCAACCTCCAGGGATTGTCGACGACGAATGGAAACTTAATATCTCACCGGCAGAAAGCCCAGACTTCTCCGCCGCAGATTCGCGCCCTGAATTTGTACATCGGCCAAAATTTCTCCGTCGCGCTGGATGAAGACTGGATTCGCTTTCGTAGACAGGTTAACGACGTCGCTAACGACGGTTTCGTCGTCTGTCGATTCGAACAGTTCAAATTGTTTGATGAAATGCGTCTGTCCGCGGCGGCGCTAAAACTACGGGATGAACCGAACGCCGGCGGTAACTCGGTCGTGTCCGAGGTCTTATCGTATGAACTGCTAGCAAAATGTTTCGGCGCGCGATTACAAAAGGTAGATTGTAAGAATCCTCGACGTATAGAAGAACCCCCCGCTGGTAGTTTCTAGAGAAAAGCTGATATAGATGTTTCCTACAGGGGTAGATTCGAGGGGGGTTAAATCAACCTATTTACTATTCCTAATTAGAATTCTTCGTCTGTGGAATGCCCTGCCTATCGACGTCAAGAGACGTGCTcatcaaatgcttttaaatgtCCATTGAAAACCCATctttttagaaaacattttgacCACATCACTCTTTCACTGTTTTTGTACTGCTTACGTAATCACATTTCGTGCTTTATTCAATTGAATCTTGGTTTTTCTGAACAGTGCCTCAACGCTTTTGGGAATAAGGTGCTGTATATGATTTAGATaacattgataatgaattagtTGGTGACAAAATTCACAAattaattgatatttgaataaCATAGTTTCATCCTCGTTATAAATTCCTAAATAGTTGTGTAATATGTACGTAGCATGTTACAGAAAACTGCGTCTGTTTGATATTGGAGGAAAGCGATCGATAAAAAATCCAACTGTTGTCCGAAACTGAAAATAGTATCTATAAAAGTTCACTAAATATCGTTTTCTTAATCCTCCGATTTTTCAGACCGAAATGGAGGTATCGTATTTTCCGCTAGGGGGCGCTATGACCGATTATACGTGTCGTATCCAGGAAACGGCGTTGGGAGTGTCAGTAACCAGGGCGTTGAGATACCGAGCAGATTTCGACGAACAAGACGCCGAGAGACTTCTGAACAAAAAACTGCAAGGTAGGTTTGAGCCTCGGTTGACAAGCCTACTGTATTCGAACAGCAAATTCTGCTTGACGTTATCAGACAAAAAGAATCCCACGATGATAGCGAAAAGAATTAATTGCATtctaaaatttttgaaaacgtaTCTGAACAACATGCTAAATGATGACAATCATTGGTAGTGAACCAATCATTTTAGCTTaattttagccaatcagcTTAATTGAAGCGGTGGCTCCTACGTAGAAGTGTGGTCTTCCAGTCAGAACAATTATTTTTTGGAATCGATAACTTACCCTGTTAACTCCGTCGGTGGTCACACCGTGAATGAATTGAGAATGATTTTCGTTTTctgttttatttatattaaaaaGGTGTTATTAAATCGTCAGCCACGGCTCAGGAGAAATGGAGTAAACAAATTTTACACGTGTGGGCGACTTCTCAACGCGTTGCCGAATTACTTAGAACAGCGTATAGAGATCgggtttccatggaaaccaaATCGAATACAGTCGTTTTGGTTACGGTTACCGAATCTGAAATTTCgaacgaaatattttttgacagATTTAAGAGAATGTTACCTCATGGTTAGAGGATGAAATTATGCCCAATATTGCACCCGTATTGTGGAGCCTTCGTAACTTGCCATTTTGCCGCAGGATGCCCAACTGCACAAGCGACACCGgttggatcctcacttgccacgtCTTATAGAATCCTCTATTTCCACAGTACAGTCAcacactagcgaacctggtggatcctctaTTTTGTTACAAGTGGAATCGTTTTGCTACAACAGTAACTGTTGACGTCCCATAGAAACTTTGCCACCGGTTGGCGTGGTCTGCGCACCATGCATGAACAAGTCTTTAGTACCGAATGAAAGATACTGGCCGCGTGAATGCTTTAGGATCAAATTTTTGCCGATACGATAAATTTTGGAAATATCGTATATCGTATAAATAGAGATTTCTACAACGAGTCCGACCTCAGATTCGATTTCCTTTAAGAAAAATACCCTGGATTTTTAGAAAGAAAATCTTATTTCGAACCTAAACTGTTATCTTACTAAGATTTAGAAAAGGGATAAAACCCTTGAACAAGATCGGGGATCGGGTAATTGTAGTCCTATCAGTtgtttaattcaattcaattcaatttttattatcataaaatcaTGCACGATTGTTGATTAACAGATAATGGTGTCTAGGCCTACTCGACTAGTTCTACGATGTTTTGGACCCCGAATTCCCGGATTAAGACTTTAATACACACAGTATTCCAATACgatcaaaatatattcattcaaattttgttTGTGATTTAATGTTTCAAGATGTCTATTATGATTCCTTTGAAATTGAACGTGTCCACACTACCAATTTTTTGGGGGTTTTAATAGATGAAAAACTGTCATGGGATGATCACATAAAATCTGTATGTAAAAAAGCAAGTTGTCTTCCAATTCTTTACGTACCTTGTATTTATCCTTAATAGACCCATATCTTCAATATTGTAACATTGTTTGGGGAAGAACTTCCTGATTATAAACTGCATCCATTAACAATTCTACAAAAACGTGCTGTCCGTTTGGTCAGCAAATCCCATTATTTAGAACACACTGATCCAATTTTTGCTCGGTTAAATATACTtgaaattaagaatattaacaAACTCCAACTAGCTATTTTTGTACATAAATTCGTCAATTCAAAATTGCCTAGGACCTTTCACAACTATTGGAActtcaattatcaaattcatagtAAACCTACGCATAATAGATTTAGAATAAGATTGCCTTATTTTAGAACTGTAACTAGAAAATCTTCTGTCAAAATATCCGGTCCCCTATTATGGAACACTCTATCTGAATCAATTCAAACTATTCAAAGCGAACCTGCCTTTAAGCGTACCTACATCAAATCATTATTCACACTTTGTAAATTTTcattctatacaaacctatgttaatgtgtaatatgtgaaacttttttttttcttttcgccTGTAAATTACTTGTGTGCATGATGTGTGAGAGTGATGAATGTGGTGTGGATGCTTCTGGGTGATACGGCTTAGATAGACTGTTTCAGTCTCTCCGTGTAGCCCTATTATCCTGTTACATTTTTCTTCGTCTAATCGTACTTATTATATCGATCAATAATGTAACatcgtaatgaaaataaatttcaatttcaacgcAACTCTAGGCTACTTGTTCGGTACAGAGATAATAAGATCTCCCTTCTGTACGTATTTTACATGATTCTGCTCATCTACGTCGCGGGCAACCTTTGAATGCGAGCGATCGGAACTTTTTACTAGATAAACAGTAAACAACAAAATTGACAGAGGAATCAATCTGAACAAACATAGCCGCCACAAAGAAGAAATCAAGATTTGGGATGAAACctctgaaattaaaaaatttattAAGCAATTTGTGCACAGCCATTGGCATTTCGAGTAAAGCAAACGTTGTTACAACTGAAATCGCTAATAAAACAGCTTGGTTATCATTAATTTTTTGAGTGCTTATTTCCGAGCGCCTTTTAGACGCTATATACAGTGAATATACTAGTATTATGTTTGCGAGAAATATACCAAAAAATGGTACAAATATGCCTGAGAAGTGCATGAGATTAATTGTCTTTTGAATTCGGAGAGAGGGGCGCATTTCAATCCGAAGGTTTTCTCTAAAAGGGCAAACAACGTGAATCTGTTCAACACCTCTGACAAAATACTGCCAGCCTTGAGTAACTACACTCAAAATAACTATCAATGATAAACAAATGTTACACGTCGATTTAGTACAGATGAGTTTGGACTTTAATGGAAAGAACACGACAATCAATCGTTCTAAACTGATCAACATAGTTAGTAGATTTCtaatcattttagaaattcCTTGCACCATGTTTGTGTGGCGGTGGTGAATTGAACCAATGAAATGATTGCggccaaaataataaatgttCTGGCCGTACGTAAGCATGCCGTCGAAATATCTTCCAGACTTTGAAACAGCTGTACCCAGTAGAAACATATTATCCGCTATCGTTAGCTGACGTAAAATGTAATACGTGGTTATTACACTTTTAAAACGAAATAGAACGAAATACGTGTAAGCATTAAGGAAAAATCCAGTAGTCCACACTACAGGAAAACAGTAAACAAACACGATTACTATGTTGACAATTTCCTTGTTGACTGGACAAATTTCCTCAAATGTAGCATTGGGCCATGTCGCATTTCCTTCGTCACTAACCGCTGGTGTTTTCAGGAACATACCCAGGTTTCTAGAAAGACTCCGACCTCTGATTAACTTTCGACAGACGGTCTGGTAATTTCTGAATGGATACGCCTTTATGATTTCAATAGAAAAGCCCTTTTGAAACTGAATCGACCAAAGACACGTGCCGTATAGCGGAAACGTCAATTCTGGCTAATTTTCATCCCATGATCTTCAACATAAATGCATTTAGCGCATTTCTTCGTTTCCATTCATCTATTCAGACATAGATATATTCCCTTTGTTATCTTATAAAAGCCCATGATACATTTTGAGTGTAATGTCAGGCCACTATAAATAGTATATATAATTTGTGCCAGCGTGGTTTATTGCATCGGCAGAAGTGCCTGGGCAGTGATATTAACACATAAGGAATTGTGTTAATTCGACCGGTATTTCCAAAATAACAGGCCCGTGAGTAAATAGGAATAAGTTGGTTCAGGCCAAAGATCGAAGGgtcgaaaaaataaattctcgcacactcgaatttattttttcaacccTTCAACTTTCAACCTGAACCAACTTATTCCTATTGAgtctaataatattcatatttatgaatatcatataaattatattaaatgaaatcaattttaataaaaaatttgatattaaaatggaagcaaataagaagtacttatggtggctgataagggccatagcgtaaaattcctggtatgcaaatgagggcgccagaacgccagaacgccaaaacgaaaaaaacgtccaattttctctaaaagttcgttttggcgcgccaaaacaacgaatattccgttttggcgcccccgccaaaacgaactttcattttggcgcccccgccaaaacaacgaaaaacgtccaattttctctaaaagttcgttttggagcgccaaaacaaagaaaattccgttttggcgcccccgccaaaacgaactttcattttggcgcccccgccaaaacgaactttcgttttggcgcccccgccaaaacaacgaaaaacgtcgaaatttctctaaaagttcgttttggcgcgccaaaacaacgaatattccgttttggtgcccccgccaaaacgaactttcattttggcgcccccgccaaaacgaactttcgttttggcgcccccgccaaaacaacgaaaaacgtccaattttctctaaaagttcgttttggcgcgccaaaacaaagaaaattccgttttggcgcccccgccaaaacgaactttcattttggcacccccgccaaaacgaaattttctttgttttggcgcgccaaaacgaacttttagagaaaattggaggtttttttcgttttggcgttctggcgttctggcgccctcatttacataccaggaattttacgctatggcccttatcagccaccataagtactactgtccaacgtgtaaaattaatatagataaatctcaaaacgCAAGgcataataaaactaaatctcacttagagaatgatttgaaattagaatataaagatgatatattagagacttaattagaagaattaaagaatgaaaaagaaatatataaatgtgatacgtgtaatcaatcattcagtaacCAATAAGGGTAAAAAAACATTCTAGAGCGAAAGGTTTCAGCGAACTCTAactctttttcaatttcaagtgtgagtaaagtgtgattgaaataattcatatttaaaacattgaatatttatatgcgttagattcttgtttttttttacataaaaAGTGTAAGtaaagtgttagtaaaaataattcatattttaaacatattttaatatttgaatttgtatgagttagatttttaaacataaaaagtgtgagtaaagtgtgagtgaaataattcatatttttaaaaactaatttatatatctatgtactagacgtacgagtaagaatccaagaattcttactttcttactttcttggcaagaatcttggattcttactcgtacctCTCGTacgtagatatataaataattttgtaaaaattacaaatataaattattaatctaagtATAGAAATTTAAGTGgaaacatataatttattcatttttatatatttcaggcaatatattttatattttcagctaatttaacagtctattgcttaatttgaattatataatttatcatttaattcgtgaatgtatttatgattccttaatgatttttaatttttataccttttattacatatttcacagcatttgatattattcaatcttTCTGAAATATGATTTATGTTATCTTTTAATTCGGTGTATCTAATTTTgcaattatcataaaattctaataaCTGTTTTAATGAGTAAACTGAGAATGAAACTAATCCTGAAAccataattattaatttcagttgctcttgatttctgtaaataagatgtaataaatttaatatattttcactcctttttatagttaaaatatataaagtagattaaattaaaagatgctgttttaatcctctaattcttttaaatttttttattctttgtatttttatgatttccatttaatttctttaatttcttactcaatttcatattttcattcattagatCTTTACTAATATTCTCGTAATAAAAGTATAGCGCAGCCAATATTAACCCTCCAGCGAccaaataatgtttcaaatcaccaCTTccagttggaatgaaaccatccatttatttaaagaaaaaaaaataaaagtaatttgaagtatcttattttgaataactcatacagcttaatcttatttcaatatagaattattattttttccataattgatatgtttaattgtCTGATAATGCTTTTATCTatgttattttaaatatttacctccgcaataacaatacactttttcattaggattgaattttctaaattcatcattttcatcataatttgATGGAATAGTATCAAGTAGAAATAACGATCTCGATTAATGTATGTATTTCAATACGACTGTACTAGATAAATCGTGGCATCATAAGAAACTTAAATTACAAGCTTTTAGATTCAGGTTTGTTGAATGGGATTTTCAGGGGCAACAAAACGAATGTGGCATTATATTGGTGGGAGGTATAACGGACTTCGACTTATATACATTATGCGTATACAAAAGATGGCAAGGTAGATACGCATATACggataaaattgaatatttagaTTAGAgattgttgttgaaaatcctTACATTTGTGATAAAATCCGTTGCAATCGATTATCTTTTTTCTTCCGTTTTGGTTCCTGCGTGCGCGCGCGCCATACGTACGAATTATTGGCCATGATAATCGTGAAGCTTGCGCTGTTGATAATTCCTCACTACAGGTCGATTATTGTGCATTGGTTGACATGTATTGACCAATTAGATCTATTTCACTACACAGGCTACAACCGTTGATTGGTCTAGCAACTGCAGGGGCTGGCCTGTTGTATTTGGGACAAATTCTACtagaaaaactattttgactTTGCGTTCGTCGTCTGAAGGCCCCAATATCCTAACTCGAACAATAgcaaaaatgaatgattttacgAAGCTCATTTCTTATTTCGACCCCGgtcaaaatataaagaaaaaaatttataccGTAATTAGTGACATAAAGCAAAGTTAAAAGATCATTTAGTATTATGACGAGTGGAATTTTCGACTTGTAGGATTCGGTGGTCTGAAAAATCCAATGGGGGGAGcataacaacaaaaatgaaaaggtCACAACTAACGTCATCAACAGGACAACTCTGTTCATTTTAGAAGATTTTCTTTCGGCTTGTTCACTTCGACGCCCTGTGAATTTTCTGCTTCGAAGAATAACCAGTATCAGTACGTTGGCAATCAGGATAATGGTTGCCGGCACGTAAAACACCGTAAACGCGTAGGCAACCTTTAACGTAGCGTTAAGATCATCGTAATGCATGTATACGCATTGGCTTTGCGGAGCGTAGAATCGAACACTGAAATAATGTATGAACCCTGAAGGCATGCACCATAACGTAACGAGAAGCGCGATGATACGTGCAGTTTTAACTTTGTTCAGACGTCTGGTCATGAAAGGAAAGGACACGCAGGCTAGACGTTCTACGGAAACCACTGCAATAAACCACGAAGACATATTCTGGAAAATGTGCAACAAGTTATTGACAGCGATGCACGCCGGTGTGTTGTGGAACGTCACCAATACATCTCGGCCGAAACACTTACGTAGGAAATTCAACCAAAACAAAAGTCTAGCTATTAGGACGAACGCGTCGGTGATGGCGATCACGGAAAAATATACGCAATAGGTTCGGCTCCGTAGTTTAATCTGCATGATAAAAAGTGTCA
This genomic interval from Tubulanus polymorphus chromosome 8, tnTubPoly1.2, whole genome shotgun sequence contains the following:
- the LOC141910323 gene encoding AAC-rich mRNA clone AAC4 protein-like encodes the protein MRLSAAALKLRDEPNAGGNSVVSEVLSYELLAKCFGARLQKTEMEVSYFPLGGAMTDYTCRIQETALGVSVTRALRYRADFDEQDAERLLNKKLQGVIKSSATAQEKWSKQILHVWATSQRVAELLRTAYRDRVSMETKSNTVVLVTVTESEISNEIFFDRFKRMLPHVLTLFRRLVMKGKDTQARRSTETTAINHEDIFWKMCNKLLTAMHAGVLWNVTNTSRPKHLRRKFNQNKSLAIRTNASVMAITEKYTQ